CCATCAACACAGTCAAAGGCAAGGTTTGTCGCAAGATTGGTTTCATTGTTTCCTCCATTTTGGTCGCCGATTCACCGGAGGGCCAGCGACCTTGCCCCTACCCACGCAGCGCGATGAAACTAGTGCCTCATGCGCCACGCCTGACTTCGACTAGCGTTTCGTGAAAGCAACGGCGGCAACGATGATCGCGCCCTTGATCACGAGCTGCATCGGCGAGCTCACGCCGAGCAGAACAAGCCCGTTGTTGAGCGTGCCAATGATCAAGCTGCCGAACAGCGTCCCCAGGATGTAGCCGCGCCCGCCGAACAGGCTGCAGCCACCGAGGATCACCGCGGCGATGACGTCGAGCTCCATGCCCTGCACGACATCGGGCCGCGCCGCATGTGAACGCGCCGACAGCACCAGCGCCGCGAGGCCGGCCAGCGTGCCGGTCAGCACAAAGGCGGCAGTCGTGATCCGTTTGGTGTTGATGCCGGAATAGAGCGATTGCCGCCGACCGCGTAGATGCGACGGCCGAACACGTTGTAGTGCAGCAGCAGGATACCGACGATCATCGCCGCCAATGTCCAGGCGATCGGCACCGGAATGCCGAGGAACGTCCCTTCTCCGAAGATCGCGAAATAGGTCTCGTTGGTGATGATCACCGGCTTGGTGTTGGTCATCATCATCGCCAGTCCCCGCGCCATGCTCAGCGAGCCCAGCGTCACCAGGAACGACGGGATCGATAACTGCGTGGTCAGGATGCCATTGAGCAGCCCGACCAGAGCGCCAGTGCCGAGCCCGGCCACGGCGCCCACGATCCAGCTGTTGTTGATCTGGCTCATCGCGAGAGCGGCCGTCATGCCTGATAGCGCCAACGTCGAGGCAACCGACAGATCGATCTGACGCGCGATGATAGTGAAGGTCATGCCGACCGCGATGATCGATACCAGTGTGGTCTGGCGCCCGATATTCAGGAAATTGTCGACCGAGAGGAACCAGGGCGAGGACAGGCTGAACACGACCAGCAGGATCACGAAGGCGATGTACAGCATGTACGGCCGCTCGCCCCGCAGCAGAATCTGGAGAATCTTGCGGCGGCGATCGGATCGGGTCGACGAGGCGACCACGTTGGGAGCAGTCAGTTCGGTCATGCGGGAAGCTCTTGCAAGGGGCCCGGCCCTGAGGCTTGGTACATCTGGAGGAGATGATGCAGCTCTTCGGCATCATCGATCTCGCCACGCGAAAGCGTACGAGCCACACGCCCGTTGACGATCACGGAGATGCGGTCGCAGAGCTCGATCAATTCGACGAGATCGGACGAGACGACCAGGACCCCGCTGCCCTCGCGGACGGCATTCCAGATCACGGCATAGATTTCCTCGCGTGCGCCCACGTCGACGCCGACCGTCGGCTCGTCCAGGAGCAGCACGCGCGGCCGCGGATCATTCCATTTTCCGAACACGACCTTTTGCTGGTTGCCGCCGGAGAGTGTCCTGACCAGGCTGAACGCGCCCGGCGCTTTCACCGCGAGCCTGGCGACCGCGGTTTCCGCACGCCTGGCGGCGGCGCGTTGCTGCATCCAGCCCCAGCGCGAGAAATGGGGAATCCGCGGCAAGGTGACGTTTCGTTCGATCGAATGGTCAAGGACCAAACCCTGCACATGTCGGTCTTCCGGCACCAGCGCGATGCCCTGCTCGATCGCATCGGCAGGCCCTCTCGGCACCCATCGCCGGCCCTCGATCTCGATTGCGCCGCTCTCGAGCGGCCGGAGGCCAAACACCGTCTCCAGAATCTCCGTGCGTCCGCTGCCGATCAACCCGGCGAGGCCGTGGATCTCGCCCTTCAGCACGGAAAGTTCGACGTTGCGAAGCCGGTCGTTGGACACGTCCGACAGCGCCAGGACCGGCGACGGATCCAATTCACGCTTTGCGGCAGGTTCGGCGCGTGGACCTGTCGATGCCGATCGATCGGTTCCGACGATCGCGCTCACCAGCCGCGTCATGTCGGTCTCGGCGGTGACGAACGTGCCGGCGTTAGCGCCATCACGCAGCACCGTCACGCGCTGCGAGATCTCAAAGACCTCGTTGAGCCGATGGGTCACATAGATCACGCCGACGCCGCGGCGCGTCGCCTTCCCGATCGCATCGAACAGGATCCGAACCTCATCCGATGTCAGCGAGGAGGTCGGCTCATCGAGGATCAGAAGCCGAACCTCGCCCATCAGGGCCTTGGCGATCTCCGTCATCTGGCGATAGGCGAAAGGCAGCGAGCCGACAGTCGCACTCGTATCCAGGGGAATGCCGAGCTCCGTCAGGAACGCCTTGGCACTGGCCATCAGCGCGCGCTGCCGCACGAAGCCGAAACGCGCACGCGGCTCACGGCCGAGCAACAGATTGTCCGCGACGCTCAAGGATTCGACGAGGCTGAGGTCCTGATAGACGACGGCGATCCCCGCCTCGCGCGACTTCGCCGGGCTGTCGAATTCCACCGGCCTGCCGGCGATCTCGATCGTGCCGCTGTCGAGGACATGAACACCGCTGAGAATCTTGATCAGCGTGGATTTTCCCGCGCCATTCTCGCCCAGCAGCGCGTGCACCTCGCCCGCACGGACCTCGAGATTAACGTCGCGTAGCGCTCGCACGCCGCCAAAGCGCTTGTTGATGCCACTCACCATCACAAGCGAGGTCGACGGCCGAGGCTCTGCTGTACCCGAACCGGACAATTCCAAACCTTCCTCCCGTCGCCCTGCGAGACGCTGGTACGATGGTGACATATTGTTATTTTTGCAACTTATCGTGTTATAATTCTATCACCTCGGGCGACCTGTCAATGGCTGATCACGTCTTGAAGCCGGTTCGGATGACCCGCTGCAGCCACCGCGGCACGATTGCGACGCACCATTCAAAATGAGACTGCCCGTTAAACCGCACATGGCTCCGACGCGTGCGCCGCATCCGAGTTCGGTTAGCCTCCACCTCAAGAACCGTTGGTCTTGCAAAAACGCCGCACCGCGCGGCGGACGCGCGAGATGCGGTGAAAAACAGCGACAAGAACGCCCCAGGGAGGAGAGCAATGTTGAAAGGCAGTCTCGGACTGATCGCGTTGAGCAGCCTGTTGTTGTCGGGCACCGCCTTCGCGCAGGAGAAGATCAAGGTCGGCGTCACCGCGACGCTCGAAGGCACCTACACCGTCCTCGGCGAGGACGGCATCCGCGGCTTCCAGACGGCACTCAACGTGCTCGGCAAGAAGGTCGGCGACAAGGAGCTCGAATTCGTCATCGCCTCGACTGACGCGACGCCGGATTCTGCGGTTCGTGCGGTGCGAAAGCTGATCGAGCAGGACAAGGTGCAGATCCTGCTGTCGCCGCTGTCAGGTGACGAGGGCATTGCGGTCAAGAACTTTGCCAAGACCCATCCGGAGCTGACCTTCATCAACGCGGCCTCCGGCGCCCAGGAAACGACTTACGTCGATCCGGCCCCGAACTTCTTCCGCTACAATATGGACGGCGCGCAGTGGCAGGTTGGCCTCGGCAAATACGCCTATGATGAAAAGAAGTATCGCAAGATCGCGACCGTCGGCGAGGACTACTCCTTCATCTACACCCAGGTGTTCGGCCTCGTGCTCGAATTCTGCGGCGCCGGCGGACAGGTCACCAACCGGCAATGGGTGCCGCTTGGCACCAAGGATTTTGCCTCGGTCATCGCCGCCCTGCCCGACGACGTCGATGCGATCTATCTCGGTCTCGGCGGCGCGGACGCGGTCAACTTCCTCAACCAGTATCAGCAGGCGGGTGGCAAGGCGCATCTGATGG
This portion of the Bradyrhizobium diazoefficiens genome encodes:
- a CDS encoding ABC transporter substrate-binding protein, whose translation is MLKGSLGLIALSSLLLSGTAFAQEKIKVGVTATLEGTYTVLGEDGIRGFQTALNVLGKKVGDKELEFVIASTDATPDSAVRAVRKLIEQDKVQILLSPLSGDEGIAVKNFAKTHPELTFINAASGAQETTYVDPAPNFFRYNMDGAQWQVGLGKYAYDEKKYRKIATVGEDYSFIYTQVFGLVLEFCGAGGQVTNRQWVPLGTKDFASVIAALPDDVDAIYLGLGGADAVNFLNQYQQAGGKAHLMGGSIMIDQTILSSKGNAKNALVGTLAASGQADTWEDPGWQKFVKDYQDAFPPNKRFPSPSLLATNYYGSTMALILALRQVNGDLSDNQSKYKAALAKIELDAPNGKIKLDANRQAIGTNFVTEVVDDGKGALFSKVVKVIPNVNQTLGYDPAVFAKIGLPSRTVPECKKY
- a CDS encoding sugar ABC transporter ATP-binding protein, with protein sequence MVSGINKRFGGVRALRDVNLEVRAGEVHALLGENGAGKSTLIKILSGVHVLDSGTIEIAGRPVEFDSPAKSREAGIAVVYQDLSLVESLSVADNLLLGREPRARFGFVRQRALMASAKAFLTELGIPLDTSATVGSLPFAYRQMTEIAKALMGEVRLLILDEPTSSLTSDEVRILFDAIGKATRRGVGVIYVTHRLNEVFEISQRVTVLRDGANAGTFVTAETDMTRLVSAIVGTDRSASTGPRAEPAAKRELDPSPVLALSDVSNDRLRNVELSVLKGEIHGLAGLIGSGRTEILETVFGLRPLESGAIEIEGRRWVPRGPADAIEQGIALVPEDRHVQGLVLDHSIERNVTLPRIPHFSRWGWMQQRAAARRAETAVARLAVKAPGAFSLVRTLSGGNQQKVVFGKWNDPRPRVLLLDEPTVGVDVGAREEIYAVIWNAVREGSGVLVVSSDLVELIELCDRISVIVNGRVARTLSRGEIDDAEELHHLLQMYQASGPGPLQELPA